Proteins encoded within one genomic window of Fibrobacter sp.:
- a CDS encoding pantoate--beta-alanine ligase: ISEGLKLAKKAFEGGERGVVRLRDIVLKSVLANRGQVQYVEVVNQKNLQKFNGVLRDGDKVVILVAAFFGKTRLIDNIELN, translated from the coding sequence CATTTCCGAAGGCCTGAAGTTGGCCAAGAAGGCTTTCGAAGGCGGCGAGCGCGGCGTGGTGCGTCTCAGGGATATCGTGCTGAAGTCCGTGCTGGCCAATCGCGGCCAGGTCCAGTACGTGGAAGTGGTGAACCAGAAGAACTTGCAGAAGTTCAACGGTGTCCTCCGCGATGGCGACAAGGTGGTTATCCTCGTGGCCGCCTTCTTCGGTAAGACTCGCCTGATCGACAATATCGAGCTGAACTGA